TAAGCCAGAATCGCCATGGCGGCAGCGCCTAATTCAAGCTCGCGTTCATTTACTTTATCAAATGTATCATTATCCGAATGATGGTAATCAAAATAGCGATGCGACTCAACCAGAAGTCCGATGGTTGGGATGCCAAACTTTTCAGCAAGTGGATTAATGTCAACGCCACCGAAACCCGAGATGATTTTATCCGCGGCCATGGGTTGAAAGAGATACTCCCAGTCAGAAAAACTCTCGACTATACCGCTGTCTGCCTTCACAGAAAAACCTCCGGGCGTAAATCCGCCGCTATCGCTTTCGATAGCGGCGATATGTTTGGGCCCATGTTTTTCTACATGTTCTGCATAAGCTTTGCCACCGCGAGCGCCGTTCTCCTCATTCATAAATAATACGGCACGAAGGGTTCGTTTTGGCTTAAGATTTAATGATTTAATCAAACGCAGCGCTTCGATTGACTGTACGCAGCCGGCGCCATCATCATGAGCGCCATGCCCTTTATCCCAACTGTCCAAATGGCCGCCGAGTACAATGACTTCTTCAGGAATTTCAGAGCCCCTGATTTCGCCGACGACATTCGCAGACGGTACATCCGGAAAAGTTCGACAGCTTAGTCTCAAATTGACCTCAACTTTACCATCTTGTTTAATCAACTTACTTAAAAAATCTGCGTCAACTGTGCTGATCGCTGCGGCGGGAATTTTGGCGACATTTTCCGCATACCGCATCGCGCCGGTATGCGGCACCTTGTCAAGCCGCGTGGTCATGGAGCGCACCAAAACAGCGACCGCGCCGGCCTTTGCCGCTTCGATAGCGCCTCGTGAGCGTTGATTAACTGCGCCTCCGTATGCCGCAAATGTATTCACCAACCTCGGATTCATGGGACGATTGTAAAATATAATCTTGCCCCTGACCGCTTTTCCAAGAGATTGCACTTCCTCTAAACTTTGCACCTCGACTACTTCTGCAACAATTCCAAGTTCCGGTGTACCAACGCTGCCGCCAAGAGCGCAAACTGTCAGCTCCTCGGTGCCAATTGTTTGGGAATTAATCACTCGGGCGGTTTCAACCGATCCACGCACCCAGTGCGGCACCATAACCTCCTGAAGATGAACATTATCAAATCCTAATTTTAGCATGGTTTGGCGGCCCCAGGCAACCGCCGCGGCCGCTTCGGGTGAACCGCTGAGTCTCGGCCCGATATCAAGGGTTAATTCTTCCAGCATTTCATACGCTTGACCATCAGAAAGTGCAGTTTCGATAATTTGTTTAGCTACTCTTAGATAGGGTTTTGCAGCAGATGGGTCATTATTCTGAGCATCAAGCGAATCAAACAAGAACAAAGGGAAAATAAACAATGAAATTGGAAGAATTCGTTGCATGGGTACCTCGGCACATTTTAATTTAAGAATACTGTCTGAGTAAAAAGAAGATAATCACTCCGGTAACTGAAACATACAACCAAATGGGGAAAGTAAATTTGGCGATTTTTCGATGGGTTTTTCTGTTGTCGGTGATGCCAAAATAAATAGTCGAAAGAATCATAGGAAAGACGACCATCGACAAAACGATGTGGGAAATGAGAATACAAAAGTAAACCGGGCGAATCAAACCTTCCCCCAAGAATTTTGTATCGCCCTGCAGGCTGTGATAATAAATATAACTGATCAGAAACATGGTGGAAACGCAAAAAGCGCTAATCATGAGATTTTTATGCAGAAACTCCCGCCTGTTTTTAATCGCCCAAAAGCCAATCAGCAAAATAATTGCGCTGGTGGCATTTAAAGCCGCATTGAGCGCGGGTAATTTTGACGCGGCCAGATTAGCCTCGCTGCCGCTCTGCCGGAAATAAATCAGCCAAACTAAGAATGAAAGTGCAAAAGTAGTGACGACGGCATTTACCAGGTAGAAATTTTTATTGCTGAGTGAAAGCATGGACTATTCGACTTTTCTAAAATAGAAATCGACCCAGGATTCTTTTCCATTCCGCGTTCCTTCAATCCGGGCGTGCAAAGAACCGTCTTTTTTCTGCTTGTAAATAATTCTTTGCGGAAAATCGTGCTCG
This window of the candidate division KSB1 bacterium genome carries:
- a CDS encoding M20/M25/M40 family metallo-hydrolase; this translates as MQRILPISLFIFPLFLFDSLDAQNNDPSAAKPYLRVAKQIIETALSDGQAYEMLEELTLDIGPRLSGSPEAAAAVAWGRQTMLKLGFDNVHLQEVMVPHWVRGSVETARVINSQTIGTEELTVCALGGSVGTPELGIVAEVVEVQSLEEVQSLGKAVRGKIIFYNRPMNPRLVNTFAAYGGAVNQRSRGAIEAAKAGAVAVLVRSMTTRLDKVPHTGAMRYAENVAKIPAAAISTVDADFLSKLIKQDGKVEVNLRLSCRTFPDVPSANVVGEIRGSEIPEEVIVLGGHLDSWDKGHGAHDDGAGCVQSIEALRLIKSLNLKPKRTLRAVLFMNEENGARGGKAYAEHVEKHGPKHIAAIESDSGGFTPGGFSVKADSGIVESFSDWEYLFQPMAADKIISGFGGVDINPLAEKFGIPTIGLLVESHRYFDYHHSDNDTFDKVNERELELGAAAMAILAYVMAMEGVPD
- a CDS encoding DUF420 domain-containing protein yields the protein MLSLSNKNFYLVNAVVTTFALSFLVWLIYFRQSGSEANLAASKLPALNAALNATSAIILLIGFWAIKNRREFLHKNLMISAFCVSTMFLISYIYYHSLQGDTKFLGEGLIRPVYFCILISHIVLSMVVFPMILSTIYFGITDNRKTHRKIAKFTFPIWLYVSVTGVIIFFLLRQYS